caggtctggggactgagatggccattccattgtacttgttcttctgcatgaaatgcgttagtagattttgaacagtgtttagggtcgtcttgttgaaagatccagccccggcgcaacttcaactttgtcactgattcatgaacattgttctcaagaatctgctgatattgactggaatctatatgaccctcaactttaacaagattcccagtacctgcactggccacacagccacacagcatgatggaaccacctctaaattttactgtaggtagcaagtgtttttcttggaatgctgtgttctttttcagccatgcataccgtccCTTTTTATgtacaaataactcaattttagtttcatcagtccacagcaccttattccaaaaggaagctggcttgtccaaatgtgctttagcatacctcaagtgactctgtttgtggtgtgtacacagaaaaggcttcctctgcagtaCAGCATCTCCtcgtgcaaagtgcactgtatagttgaacgatgcagagACACTGtctacagcaagatcatgttgtaggtctttggagcaggtctgtgggttgactatgactgttctcaccattcttCACTTCAGTTATTTGAGATATTTCTTGGCTTGCCACTTCAggctttaactagtactgtgccagtggtcttccatttcctcactatgttcctcacagtggaaactgacagatgaaatctctgagatagctttttgcatccttcccctaaaccatgatgttttcaggtcatttgagagttgtttagaggcttccatgttgccactcattagtagagatgcaaagaggggaaacatttgcaaatggccaccataaataccctttctcatgattggattcacctgtgcaaGGAGGTcaggggtcagtgagcttaccaaactacttttgtgttccaataattagtgctaaacgtattcaaatcaatagaatgacaagggtgcccaaatttatgcacctgtccaatttagtttaaataattattgcatactttctgtaaatactagaaacttcaattTTCATATATCagtttgtttgtctgctatatgatatatttaactgaaatttctgatccagacaaccaatgatttataaaggaaaatcatgaaaattatcaggggtgcccaaacctttgcatacaactgtatttcattttgctttcattcttgatggtttcttattgtATGCTTAGTTTTCGAAACATTAGCGTTTCATTTGACTTTCATCTAACTTCATTCAACGTCCCAAGTCCAACGTCTTGAATGAaggttgatgatatctgaacaaaTCAATAACCAAAACTTAGACGAGCTGAACAGAACAGCCTTGTATCGTTAATGATTTATCCATGTTTAGGatgaaaaagcaacattttcatataAAAATAATAGcgttaagaacgttttatcaactacattaactatttatgcacatttCAACTGTTTGTGGCTCACCTGCGCGTGTGTGCGTATGCGCGCAATTTTAtacctgctttcagtgatgtcatcgtgaatgttttgttttgattttgtttaaagcattgaGGTTGacgttcgctttgtttttcttttcgttGTAAGTTCTGTTTGAGTTTGCTTcattcacaggcttttcggtAATGGTAAAAGTGCAGGATCTTTCACCCACCTTTTCTTGacaatttttgactttttatccttcgtcCAGCTTTCACCGTGTGCTGTGTGAGCAGGGCATAAGGAATATTCAACTAAATATTAGGTGTGCTCTGTAAATATTTTTGACTGTGTAATTTTGACAGCTTTTATTTCATAAAACCAGAAATACATGATACCTTAGGCACCTTTTAAAATTAAATATCTATGTTGTCCCATCATTCTATCCCAAAGAAAGAGCAGTTCAAAGGAATCAACAAAAGTCCAATATTGCCAAGACATTCATGTCCATGCTGACTGACCAAAAGTATATCATACAATTTATGTTTACactaattcaaaatataaaaataggacTTTTACAGTACCATGTACACCATTTTTTTATACTATAGTATGTATGATAATGCAATTGTCAACTCtgctgcaccaacagcatttattTGACACCAAAATGTCACATATCCCTGAGAAAATTAAATATGCTGGAAAAAACCCCCATAACTTTAAAAAAAGTCATTCTGGCATCTTTGTTTCTTGGTGGAAATAAATCTCAACAGCATGTGTGTTTTGGGGAAGGGGTGGGGTGCCATGGTGGAATGTTGTGGTTAAAAACATATTGTACAGTTAGTTAACATCAACATCCACACTCAATTTTATTTGAAAGTAGAACTCATTACATTTTAGTAAGAGCCAAGAAAAGTCTAAATAGTTTAGTTGCAGTGTGTAATTTTCCATGTGACTAGCATGGCTTGTATGCCAATAATCTCATAGAGTTTGTGAGTGTATCCCTAGTCTTTCAGAAACGATGACTTTAGAACTAAGAATGCCAGCATCTTCTTATTTATCATGTCACAGGTTGGTATGTAAGAGATAAAGTGATTAACTTTTCATCAATACAGGTATTGTAGATTGCAGTTCAAATATTGAACTGCAATCTACATATGCCCATATTACTTAACCACCATGAATGACAAAGACCAAAAGGATGCATGGCCTGTGCAGCATATAGACATTAGTACATAGTACATTACGTCTATAGTTGTTAACTCCAAAAATCATCTCCACCATAATTGTCATTTTAATTGCAAATAGCTGCAGAGTTGGGCTGCACTCCAACCCTATAAGTTTGTCTGGCTGAACAAAATGTACAAGCTCGGAGCAGGTATTGCCTGTGATGTTTTCAGCAGTTGTAAGGGTGTCAGCACATCAGTAGTACAACTATTTTCAGCCAATAACAAAACATACATTCTtgttttaattattctgacaCAAGTAGAAAGTTCAGCATGTCATTCCATGTCCTCATGCATTTCAGTGAGGGTGCACATAAATGTTTTACCTTGCTGGGGTGGTAATACTCCCAGCTGGAATCAGTTATTATACTTGAGCCTATGTCTAGTCTACataggtggtgaaagtagagacTGGTGGAGTGGGAGGGGGTCTCGGAGAGTTCTACTTTGAGTTTTAAAATTTTCATGAGGCATCTGCTAGAAGGCAACCTACTGTATCTATCAAGGGTTGAAGAAAGTAATGCAGTTTGAATAATTTGCTAACTACTATTTTACTTTTACTTGGGCAGGTTTCTCAAATAGGAACTTTCGCTATAATGGAGGGATTTGATTTTTTTATAGCAATTGTACAATTATTCAAAAACAGATTTTCAGTACTCTACCCACTACTGATCCCCACCCATTTCATACCTGTGGCCTCGACCATGCCCTCAAGGATGACCACGATTTCAAATTCCTCCTTCTCCATTTGCACTAATGACATGTCCCAGAATGGGCTCTTCTCATTGATCTCATGGGAGATTATAAGCGGTGACACCAGGAACAGGCGGTCATCTCCAGTGTCAAAGCCAATGTTGATGTCAGTCTGGTTGAGTGGAATGAATTCCCCCTCCTTGGTCTGCTGTGAGCGTATGAGCTTTGCTCGGATTGAAGCTTCTACGATGTGAGAGTTCCTCAGGTCCCCCACCCGAAACATCAGGCACATCTTGTTATCTCGCACCGATATGACAGCATTGTGTGAGAACATGAGTGTCTCTGCACGGTTCTTTGGCTGTGAGATCTTGACAAACATGCAGCCCACCATCATAGCGTTGAcaattgaacccaagatggcttGTACCAAAAGCAGTATGATACCTTCAGGGCATTTTTCTGTGATTACACGATAACCATAACCAATGGTGGTCTCCGTTTCAATGGAGAACAGGAAGGCTGATACAAAACTGTTGAGATTCTCAACACAGGGGGTCCAACCCTCCTCGTCGGCATGCACCAGATCTCCACGGATCAGAGCAATCAGCCACCACAGGAAACCAAAGAAGAGCCAATTCACTACATATACCAAAGTAAAAATGAGCAGGCTGAGTCGCCAGCGTAGGTCCACCAGAGTGGTGAACAGGTCACTGAGGTAACGGTACGTCTCTTGCACATTTCCATGATGAACGTTGCACTTGCCATCCTTTTGCACATATCGCTGGCGTGGCTTCTTTAGCGGGTCAGAAATCAGATGTGTTCGCTCTGTCGAGATCTGGGCATCCCTCAAGTGTTTGGGAAGCTTCTTCACCTGCATTTTTGAGGAAAAGCAAAGAGAGATGAACAGGAAAAGAGGTAAAGAAAGGGTcaaagatataaaaaaaaatgacaaaagtaGCAATTTAATTTCTGCACTATTGTATATTTTACAGTCactatattttttttccttcagaccTCTTTTTATTGTAATTTTCCTCTACCTGTATTGAGTTTCCTGTCAAATGTACAGTACATTTAAGACATTTATATGATTTTCTCTGCAAAACCATTCTGCCATGTCCTGCTGTGGGAGCACCAAATAAAAGTAAGGTCCCATATAAACTCAGTGCACAGCGCTACACAGCAATGAccttggggtggggggtgggggggttaccATGTGTGTATTTATAACAGATGGACGAGGGAGTGGAAGAATGCAACATAAGGTCACACAGGTCTTCGTGCTGGCCCGGCTCCAGCAAGGCGATGCGGCTCTGCAGCTGTGCCCTGCATCCTTCCCTACCTGTAGTATCCCCCTCATGCCTGATTGGACCTGGATGACCAAGGAAACATACTTTCTATTTGGGTTTTGATGACTACGTGTAATGCTCAACTATGACTAGCTAGTCCCCAACTAGTCCAATAATTTTCTTTTTGATGACAAGTTGGGTAATTCAGATTTTCCTACACAGCTGTCAAAAAACATACAAGGTTCTCTTGCAGAGATGGTTTCACTGAGGACAAACATCAAGCAGAAACCAACAAAGGCCAACATCCAtcatcagccagcactttcttcaCTTAAGGGCTTTGAATAAATATcttctcatagtaccatattgttTCCATGTAATTCATTGTGTTGATGCAATGTTTTCAAATTGTACTTCCatatttacctgaggccatcaaatatggtcatcgggtattgcgaaggctttgagactctctgtctgtctgtctgtctgtgctcagcgtagGTCCAGTCCCATTACTGCCACAGTGTTCAAATTAACAAggaaaattcttgggacacagaccttggacaagttcaaagatggctaactttgacctattttaagaccttaaaaagtcacattctctttcaatcttttcagtttagtttttgagtggtggggtgacagccagtcagagtcaaGTTTTACTGTGACGTCACAGTCTGGCTGCTAGCTGCAAACTCGTTTCTGCGTAAATATAACATAAaacctgaaaacgctgtttttggaacctaatcacACACTCAGAAGTGATTAAAAAGACATTTACACATttgactcaaagctaacttcagctcttttcaaaagctcatgttcatatattatgtaaaagctagctacaaataaacacttctaaaactgaaaatgatgtttttgtaacctgataacacacctattttaatatatatatatatatatatatatatatatatatatatatatgtatgtatatgtatatatatatatatatatatatatatatatatatatatatatatatatatatgtatatatatatatatatatatatatatatatatatatgtgtgtgtgtgtgtgtgtgtgtgtgtatgtgtgtgtagagagagagagagagagagtgagtttcTGCATcattactgaacatgtacaaccccaaatggtaaatggactgcatttatatagcgcttttccatctgcatcagatgcttaaggtgctttacaaataataacCCCGAttagagggtgctgccatacaaggcactcactacacaccgggagcaataggggattaaagaccttgcccaagggcccttagtgactttccagtcaggctttgatttgaaccgaggatcttctggtctcaagcccaacgccttaaccactagaccaattccagtgaatttgggaagttgtgtaaaatgtaaataaaaacagaatacaatgatttgcaaatcctcttcaacctatattcaattgaacacaccacaaagacaagatatttaatgttcaaactgatagacctttttgtttttgtgcaaatatttgctcattttgaaatggatgcctacatgtttcaaaaaaggagggacagtggtatgtttaccactgtgttacatcacctttccttctacaagtaacaactgcaaattataaaaaacaCAATGTTCATACAGCTGAGGAAATTTTAGCATAGCGTTATATGTTTAAATTGAATTCAGTATGGGGTTTTCCTATTTAGATTTGATTGTCAAGATTAgccattgattaatcaaacagaaTTTGCATTTTTGGATAGACAAAAGTCACAACGtaaaaagaaaatgagtgaagaaATGGCAGATTTTCAGAATAAAACGTGGGCAGCTTTAGCGTCTAACTGGAAAACCATCTTAATGCACATTTCTAGACTCTGTGGAAGTGGGTTTAGGTAGTTGTCAAGTGGTCATCTCCTCCACTCCTCCACCCAATAAAATTATTGTGTCCAAGCTTCACCACTTCAAACCTGTCAGGATACCAGGTCCCCTGTTTCCCCAACAAGAAAGTGAAAGATGCTCATTTTTTGTGCCTGGTCTGGTTTGTgcagcctaaaaaaaaaaaaaaaaagaaaaacaaaaaagaattcaGTGCTGCAGAGCTGGTGCACTTAAGTCAGGCAGAATATTTTCTCCTGGTATTGCATCTATCCTTCTTTTACTCTCAAAAAACAATGCAAAGTTGGACTTGCTTCTGGCAATGCACACTAAGACTGAGCTCATTAGTTACTGTTTTTGTCCATGGAGAAATATAACAACAAGCTAGCAGGTTTTGGCATCGTTTTCCTTGTGACAATTAACTCGATGGGTTATGAGAGCAACCACACTCAGTACACAGTCAGATGCTGATAATTTAATCACTGACCAAGAAAATTGCCCAGTTTCTGCTCATTCATTCTTGGCTGGGTCTTTTCTCGAGCTCTCAGGTTCAAAATTATAATTCCCCAAATAAAGGTTATGCACCGAGTATGTAAACAGATAGCTACGTACTTCTATTCTCTACACATTACACAAAGCTTGATGGCACAAGGCCAGGACAGCTGACTAACTAAAGCGCATGGTCTAAAGTGCATAGAGCAAGTGCATTTGGAGCCTGTCCAGGTCCACTATGCTTTTTGCATGGTGCATAATAAATCTGAGGACAAAGTCGGGCGCCTGGAGCAAATGGGTTGTATTTCATCACTTTAATTAGTTAGGGGCATGTATTTGTGTTTAACATTCTTTGCAGAAGataaaaggtccaagtcttcagggtcctggtgcttccttttgtgcatggctgtgagacttgtatgttaaccagtgacctaaggtgatgattgAAAGCCTTTGACAAAAGATCTCTTTGGATAATTTCTGccatcactggaatgactttatgtgaAATGAACAGTTACTAAGAAGCCTCAGACGAGTCTTGCATTGGATGGAACTTGCATTGAATGTAATGTTAGCTGTGACGTTTTGGTCATTtcgtgtgtttctctgggcatgaggcAGTACACAGGTGCCACAATGTTGAGGATCACAGCAACAGAAAAAGGCCAGGGAATGCCAATGTACCACACTACCAAAGAACTGAATTGGAAACAAATttaaataacacaatgctaaaataccctcaaccatatgagcattgtgttctttataggggaggtgatggtctagtggttaaggtgttgggcttgagtccagaagatcatgggttcaaatccccacctgactggaaaatcactaagggcccttgggcaaggcctttaatccgctattgctcccagtgtgtagtgagcgccttgtatggcagcaccctgacatcgggg
The sequence above is drawn from the Thalassophryne amazonica chromosome 4, fThaAma1.1, whole genome shotgun sequence genome and encodes:
- the kcnj5 gene encoding G protein-activated inward rectifier potassium channel 4; its protein translation is MAGDSRVLMDHNVEIGANPAQVKKLPKHLRDAQISTERTHLISDPLKKPRQRYVQKDGKCNVHHGNVQETYRYLSDLFTTLVDLRWRLSLLIFTLVYVVNWLFFGFLWWLIALIRGDLVHADEEGWTPCVENLNSFVSAFLFSIETETTIGYGYRVITEKCPEGIILLLVQAILGSIVNAMMVGCMFVKISQPKNRAETLMFSHNAVISVRDNKMCLMFRVGDLRNSHIVEASIRAKLIRSQQTKEGEFIPLNQTDINIGFDTGDDRLFLVSPLIISHEINEKSPFWDMSLVQMEKEEFEIVVILEGMVEATGMTCQARSSYLDTEVLWGYRFTPVLSLENGFYEVDYNNFHEVYETNTPTCSAKELSAKPQEAPLLPQLSLISPEHKKHTFNPFNRLSQQEPLSQERDEEQRDMASDRGETNGSAAPLEEPPFADGRPD